The stretch of DNA CCTGCTGATGCGTGCCATCGGCGAAATGATGTACAGCGACCCCAGCCAGCACACGTTCATCAACTTCATCACGCGCTATCTCGGCCGCGGGTGGGGCAAGTTCGCCGGCTGGACGTATTGGATCGTGCTCATTCTGACCGGTATGACCGAAATCACCGCCGTAAGCACATATTTCGTAACGTTCTTCGGCACGTTCGGCATAGATCTGAACTCGTGGAAGTGGCTGATCGAACTGTGCTTCCTCGTAGCGCTCACTGGTATCAATCTGATTGCGGTGAAAGTGTTCGGCGAGGCGGAATTCTGGTTCTCCATGATCAAGATCACGCTGATCGTCGGCCTGATCGTCACCGCCATCGTGATGCTAGTCATCGGCTTCAGCTACCCCGCCACGCACATCGAAGGCGTGGACGGCACGGTGTCGGGCGCCACGGTGAGCCTCACGAACATCACCGACGGCTTTCAGCTCGCGCCGAACGGTTGGATGAACTTCTTCATGAGCTTCCAAATGGTGTTCTTCGCCTACCAGCTCATTGAATTCGTGGGTGTCACGGTGTCGGAAACGCAGAATCCGCGCGAGGTGCTGCCGAAGGCCGTGAACGAGCTGATCATGCGTATTCTGATCTTCTACGTGGGCGCACTGATCGCGATCATGGCTATTGTGCCCTGGCGCAATTTCCACGAGAATTCCGACGGCTCGTTCGGTTCGCCGTTCATCATGGTGTTCAAATATGCGGGTCTTGATTGGGCCGCCGCACTGGTGTTCTTCGTGGTGATTACGGCTGCTGCGTCGGCGTTGAATTCGCTGATTTATTCGGCCGGACGCCACTTGTATCAGCTCGCTTCGGATTCCGAGTCGCCTGCGATGGCTCGTTTGGCTGAAGTTTCCGACCACAAGGTGCCTGCGAAGGCGATTGTCGCTTCGGGTTGCATGATTCTGTTCTCCCCGATCATCAACGCGATTCCGGGTATTTCCGGCGCGTTCGTGCTGTTCGCTTCGGCCGCCAGCGCCGTGGTGATTTTCATTTACGTGCTGACGATGCTCGCCCACCACAGGTATCGTCAGAGCAGCGATTTTCTGCCGGACGGTTTCGTCATGCCCGCTTGGCAGGTGCTTGATTGGATTGCGATCGCGTTCTTTGTGCTCGTGTATGTTACGTTGTTCCTGTCGACGGACACGATTGGTTCTGCGATCGCCGGTCTGATTTGGCTGGTTGCGTTCGGCGGATATTGCCTGCTGCACGAACGATTCCAGAATCGCGATCTTAAGGAAGCCTTGCAGCGGTAGCGTTTGCGGGTAACGCAGGATACAAGTAAGGGGCGTTTGTCGAACGTGAGTGCATCACGTACGTTCGGCAAACGCCCCTTTTCAGTATGGTCTTTGCGCGAATCCCCATTATGGGATTCAGTGCAAATCAGCCTATGTAGTCGGCCTCATTCGTCGGACTGGACGGCACGGCATGATCTTCCGTAACTTTGCCCAAGCCAGACAAATACGCTTCACGACCCGCTTCGATCGCCTTCTTGAAAGCGCGTGCCATCAGCGGAATATTGCCGGCGGAAGCAATGGCCGTGTATGCCATCACCGCGTCCGCGCCCATTTCCATGGCTTCCGCAGCCTGGCTCGGACGGCCAATACCAGCGTCGATAATCACCGGAACATTGGAGTTCTTGATAGTCACTTCAATGAAATCGCGTGCACGCAGGCCCTTATTCGAGCCGATCATCGCGCCCAGCGGCATTACGCAAGCCGCACCCGCGTCTTCAAGACGCTTCGCCGCAATCGGATCGGGGAACATGTACGGCATGACCACGAAGCCTTCTTTTGCCAGCTGTTTCGTGGCTTTGATGGTTTCCTCATTGTCGGGCAGCAGATACTTCGCCTCATGTTCGATTTCCACCTTCACGAAATCCGTCTGGCACACTTCGCGGGCGAGACGTGCAATACGCACCGCTTCCTCGGCATTGCGTGCGCCGGATGTGTTCGGCAGCATGGTGATGCCCTTCGGAATGTAATCGAGCAGATTGTTTTCGGTGGTACGGCAGCGACGCAACGCCATGGTGACGATCTGCGTGCCCGCGTTCTCAATGGTCGCCTTGATGAGGTTCAAATCGTAGCGGCCAGAACCGAGGATGAAGCGGCTCGTGAACTTATGTCCGCCGAGGATCAACGGATCGGCGTCACCGGTGGCGATTTCGTCATACGCGTGCGCATCCGGTTCCGGCAGCAGTGCGGTGTTCGTGGTGGTGCCGACCAGCTCGTCGAGCGTGGCGTTCGGTGCCGCCGCGAAGTCTTTTTCCGCGGTGGTGATCGTGTTTTCGGTGCTCATGGTTAATCCTTACTATGCGATCAGTATCGTGTCATTCGTTGTGATTTGCGATTGTGATTTGCGTTTGTGGTTGCGTTTCGCTGTCAGGCGTCTTCTTCGCCGAGAATCAAGCGAGTGATCATATTGGCTTCATGGCAGGCGACCACACCCACGCGCGGTGCCATCAGACCAGCGCCCGGCACCGGAGCGGTTTCGCCGTCGCCGCAGAAGTAGAAATTCTTCGAAACGCGACGAGTATTCACCAAATTGGAACTGCGGAATCCCGCCATTCCAGAAGCGCTCACCAGCTTCTTATTCGGCAGATTCTCAAGCACGGCATTCACCAGCATCGTCTTGTTTTCCGGCACGTCGAACGCTTCGCAAATAATATCCTCATTGTCGAATAGCGCCGGCACGTTCTCGTCGGTCACTTTCACGGTATCAATGGTGATATCGATAAAAGGATTGATCTGACGCAAGTTACTGCGTAATGCTTCCGTCTTGTACTGCCCAAGATCCTTCAAAAAATACTGCTGACGATTCAGATTCGTCATATCCACGCGATCAAAATCAATCAAATGCAGGTGACCGACGCCAATGCGGGTCAACGCCACTGCAATCGTCGATCCGAGGCCGCCGCAGCCGCAAATGGCCACGTGCGCCGCGTCGAGCTTGTCTTGCGTGGCTGCGGTATGGCGGTCGAGTAGGGCCGCACGGATTTCTTCGCGGCTGACGAGCGTGGTCGGGTCGGGCTGGTTGTCGAAAGCGTGCTGGCGGGCGTCGATCTGTGCCTGCGATGCGGATGGTTCAAAAGTCATGGTTGTTCTCGTATTCTCGTTTTCCGTTCGTGCGTTGTTTTTGCCGGGTTGGTTGTGTTTTGTATGTTCTTGCGATTGTTACGCGTGTATTGTGCCGGTCGTAATCGCAAGAAACTTTGAAAGTGGTTCAGCCGCCCTGCACGAACGTGACGATTTCCAGCGTATCGGTGCCCTTGAGCTGCGTCTGCGCGCGCTGGGTGCGAGGCACGATCTCACCGTTGAGCTCCACAGCCACACGGTCGGTGCGCAGGCCCTTGCTTTCGATGAGTTCGGCCACGGTGACCGGCGTGGCGATGTTCTCTTCCTTACCGTTGATGATCATTGCGGTTCCCTTCTGTGTCTGTCGTGACACATGCTTTCCTGCACTCCAAATGTCCGTTTCTGGTGAATCGGATATCCGGAGGTTCATTTTTGGTCTCTAAATGTCCGTTTCTGCAGAGTCGGACACTCAGTGCTGGTACGAAAAAAGGGTCGCCGAAGGAACCGTACCCTATGAGGTGGTGCGCCCCTCCGTGACCCTAATCACGCGATATTCGGTTATCGCGAACGGAAGATGAGATACGCTTTGCGGCGTGAACAACCCGTCTCCTTACGGCGGCATTACCCGCATCAAGTCCTCGGTCGAAGCTCTATGAGCTCCCTCTCAGCCTTTCGGCTCCCGTTCGGTTGTGTTTTTATCTTCGCGCACGCGCCCGACAAGCTTGCGCCGGTTCACGTTGGGTTAGTCTTGATGTGAACATGTGTGAATTGACAGCGTGCTTGCAAGGAAGGGGAAGATGATGATGAACAGCGAATTGGCAGGATTTACGATTCCTCGGCTTGGCATGGGAACAATGGCTTTGGCGATTGAGGGGCGCCCGGATCGTGATACTGCGATTCGTACGATTCATGCCGGTTTGGACGCGGGTGTTCGCTATTTGGACACGGCTTGGTCATATTATCTGCCGAGCGAGCCTGGCACCGGCACTGCGGAAGATTTGGGGTACGGCGAAAAGTTGGTGCGTGATGCGCTCGCTTCGTGGAATGGCTCCAGAGATGAAGTGCTCGTCGCCACCAAAACCGGCTATCGCCGTACTTGCGAGGCCATCGCGGCCACTGATGGCACGCATGCGGTGGGTGCTGATGAGAGTCGCCCGCAAAGTCAGCGTTTGCAGGCCGAAGGCAGCCGTTACGGTTGGATTGCCGACTCCCGCCCCGAAACCATGATTCGTGACGCCAAGGAATCCGCACTGCACTTGGGCGTCGATACGCTCGACCTGTTGTATTCGCATGGCCCCGACCCCGCGGTGCCTTACGAAGACCAATGCGGCGCGTTGAAACAGCTGCTCGACGAAGGCGTGATCAAATATGCGGGCATTTCCCGTGTGAATAACGAGCAGATCGACCTTGCGCGCAGCATTATCGGCAGCGGATTGGTCGCCGTGCAAAACCAGTTCTCGCCGTCGCATCCCGATCCGGAACATACGATGGAGCATTGCGCCGAATTGGGACTCGCGTTCGTCTGCTGGTCGCCGCTCGGTGGATTTCTCGATACGTTCGATCAGAGCGCGTACGATCCGTTCCGCACGGTTGCCGCGCAACGTGGTTGCTCCTACCAGCGTGTGGTGCTGGCGTGGGAATTGACCCGTTACGAACGTCTGTTCACCATTCCCAGCGCTCGCAATCCGCAGGAAATCAACGATTCCTTCGCTGCGACGCAACTTCAGCTCACTCAAGAAGAACTCGCGATTCTTCCTTGCTGATTCTCGTTTCCTTTTTGCGCGTTTTCCTGTACTTGCATGTTGCGATCGAAAAAAATGTTTACAGTAAAAGATATTATCGAGATATCACTGATGGGCATCGAATAAGGCGAGGTGAAGCGTGGGCTTCGAGCAGGAGTCGTTTGACAAGCTGATGAAGGCGGTCCGGGGCAAGAAGTCTCAGATGCGGCAGGCGATATCGCGTGATTCCAAGGGCGAGCCATTCATTATTCGTGAGCTTGAGTTTAAAGGCGCGCAAACGCCGTCGCAATTGGCATCTGCGTTGAAGGTCACGTCGGGCAGGATCTCCACACTATTGTCTGCGTTGGAAAAGAAGGGCTTGGTGGAGCGAGAGGTCGATCCCAACGACCGCCGAATCGTGCATGTGAATCTCACCGAGCAGGGGCGGGCGAAGGCCAAGCAGCAGCGCGAGGATATGCGCGACGCCGTCTGCTGGGTCTTTTCGCAGATGGGGGAGCGTCGCACGCGCGAATTCGTGGATCTTACCGAGGAATTTGCCACATACGTGACCATCTGCATCCCCGGACAGCCTCGCCCCACCGCCGAAGAAGTAAAGCAAGCCTTCGCAAAAGCCGAATCTGAAGATCCTGCGTAGGGACTGCCCACCTCGTAAGCGTGCGCCTGACATGTGCCGTTCGCGACTGTAAGCTTGGCCAAACGGCCTTGAGTGTGTCGCGAACGGCACATGTCAGGCGCATACGACCGAACCAAGAATCGCTCTCAGGTAACACACAGGAATATGAGATTGTCTTACACTATAAGTAATTAAATACTGTAAGACAATTCAATAGGACCATATGTAAGTCATCAATCGCAAGTAACCCAACCAATCCACCAATTCAATCATCTTCATCAATCAAGCAAACTTCAAACAGCGCAACACAAGAGAAGGAACCAAGCATGCTTCGCATTGTGCGATACCTCTCCAAAGCGGAGATAGTCCAGATGCTCATTGCACTGGTCAGCATCGTCGGTCAGATCTGGTTCGATCTGACGCTACCGGATTACATGGCCGACATCACGCAGCTCGTGGAAACGCCGGGCAGTGAAATGAGTGATATCTGGATAGCGGGCGGCAAAATGCTGCTCGTCTCGCTCGGATCGGTGGCGTGCGCGGTCGTCACCGGCTTCATCGCCGCGCGCGTCGGCGCGTCATTCAGCCAACGTCTGCGCTCGCTCGAATTCAAGAAGGTGGAAAGCTTCGGACCGGCGGAAATGAACCGTTTCTCCACCGCATCGCTCATCACCCGCTCCACGAACGACATCACGCAGATCCAGATGTTCGTGACCATGGGGCTGATGATGCTGATCAAAGCGCCGATCATGGCCGTGTGGGCCGTGTGCAAAATCGCGAACAAAGGCCTTGAATGGACGTTCGCCACTGGCATCGCAGTAGCCGTGCTGCTGGCGGTGATCAGCGTGATCATGAGCTTTGTCATGCCGAAGTTCAAGGCCATGCAGCGCCTGACCGACAATATCAACCTCGTGGCGCGCGAGAACCTCACTGGCCTGCGCGTGGTGCGCGCATACAACGCCGAGGAGTACCAGGAAGACAAGTTCACCGAGGCCAACAAGGAACTTACCGAGACCCAGCTGTTCGCCAACCGCTCCATGGCCATCATGATGCCGTTGATGAACACCGTCATGAACGGTCTGATGCTGGCCGTCTACTGGATCGGCGCCTACCTCATCGACGCCGCCGAAGCGCTCGACAAGCTCACCACCTTCTCCAACATGGTGGTGTTCTCCAGCTACTCCATCCAGGTGATCATGAGCTTCCTGCTGCTGAGCATGGTGTTCGTGCTCTGGCCGCGCGCCGACGTGTCCGCGCAGCGCGTGCTCGAAGTCATCGACACCGATCCGATGGTCGCCGACGGTGTGAAGACCGCCGGCAAGCCTGGCGTGGAAGGCGAAATCGAATTCCGCAACGTGAGCTTCGCCTACCCCGATTCTCGTCAAGCAATGTTGGAAGGCGTCAATTTCACAGCCAAGAAGGGCGAAACGGTCGCGTTCATCGGCTCCACAGGCTCCGGAAAATCATCTCTCATCAACCTCGTGCCGCGCTTCTACGATGCCACGCAAGGCGAGGTTCTCGTCGACGGCGTTAACGTGCGCGACTACACGCTCAAGGCGTTGCGTGACAAGATCGGCTATGTGCCGCAGCAGTCGTTCCTGTTCAAGGGCACGATTGCCAGCAATGTCGCGTACGGAGATACGGAACGCAACGATGCCGACGTGAAGACGGCATGTGAAGTCGCACAGGCCACGGAATTCATCGACAAGAAAGACAAGAAATACGATTCCGGCATTGCGCAAGGTGGCTCCAACGTGTCGGGCGGGCAGAAACAGCGCCTGTCGATCGCACGTGCCGTTTACCGTCATCCGGAAATCCTGATTTTCGACGACTCCTTCTCCGCGCTTGATTTCAAGACCGATCGCGCCGTACGCGACGCGCTCGAACGGGAAGCGAAGGATTCCACGAAACTCATCGTCGCGCAGCGCATCGGCACCATTATGAACGCCGACCGCATCATCGTGCTCGACGACGGCAAAGTCGTTGGCCAAGGTACGCACCACGAACTGCTCGACAACTGCGAAGTGTACCGGCAGATCGCCGAGTCGCAGTTGAGCGAAGACGAGTTGAATCGCTGAAGGGGAGGACCAACATGGCAAGAGGACCAATGGGACGCTCTCGCGGACCCGTGGAAAAACCGAAGGATTTCGGCGGTGTGATGAGCAAACTGGCGAAATTCTGCCGTCACTACATTCCTGTGATGATTTTCGCCCTGATTCTGGGTGCGGCCGGCACGATCTGCCAGATTGTCGGACCGGACAAGCTCAAAGACATGACCAACGAGATCACGAAGGGGCTGCCTGCCATGGTGCATGGCAGGCCGGTCATGCACTCGATCGATATGGATGCCGTCTCGCACATCGCATGGCTGCTTGTCGCGCTGTATGTTGGGTACGCGCTGCTGAGCTACCTGCAGAGCTGGCTGATGGCCAACGTTACGCAGCGCACCGCGCAGGAGCTGCGTGAGGCGATCAGCAAGAAGATTAATCGCCTGCCGCTCAAATATTTCGACAAGGTCAGCTACGGCGATGTGCTCAGCCGCATCACCAACGATGTGGACGCGATCGGCCAGACGCTCGGCCAGTCGGTCGGATCGCTGATCACTTCGATCACGCTGTTCGTCGGCGCGCTCATCATGATGTTCTACAACAACGTGATCATGACGCTGTGCGCCATCGGTTCCGCGTTGCTTGGCCTGGTGGTCATGGGCGTGATCATGGTCGCCTCGCAGAAGTACTTCACCCGACAGCAGATCGCGTTGGGAGATGTGAACGGGCACGTTGAGGAAATGTACACCGGCCACACCGTGGTCAAGGCGTACTGCGGCGAAGAGGACTCCATCGAACAGTTCGAGAAATACAACGATGATCTGTACGTCTCCGGCTGGAAGAGCCAGTTCCTCTCCGGCCTGATGATGCCGCTCATGAACTTCATCGGCAACTTTGGTTACGTGGTCGTGTGCGTGGTCGGCGCGGTGTTGGCCATGGACGGCAAAATCGAATTTGGCGTGATCGTGGCGTTCATGATGTACATTCGCCTGTTCACGCAACCGCTTTCCCAGTTCGCACAGGCGTTCCAGAACCTGCAGCGCTGCGCTGCCGCTTCCGAACGCGTCTTCGGTTTCCTGGAAGAGCCGGAACTGGCCGACGAATCCGGCAAGAAAGCACTGCTGGGTGTCGGTGTGGACGGCAAACCGCAACCGGTGCGTGGCGATGTGGAATTCAGCCACGTGCAGTTCGGCTACGACCCGGACAAGACGATCATCCACGACTTCTCTGCGTCGGTGAAGGCCGGCCAGAAGGTGGCCATCGTCGGTCCGACCGGTGCCGGCAAGACCACGATGGTCAACCTGCTGATGCGGTTCTACGAGATTTCCGGCGGCACGATTTCGATCGACGGCGTCGACACCAAGTCGGTTCCGCGTTGGAATGTGCACGACCAGTTCTCGATGGTATTGCAGGACACGTGGGTGTTCTGTGGAACGGTGCGTGAAAACATCGCATACTCGAAGCCGGGCGTTACCGACGAGCAGATTGTGGCCGCCTGCAAAGCCGTCGGTCTGCACCGCTACATCATGTCTCTGCCGAACGGCTACGACACCGTGCTCGACGACAAGGCTTCGCTTTCGCAAGGTCAGAAGCAGCTGCTGACAATCGCTCGCGCCATGGTTGAGGACGCGCCGATTCTGATTCTCGACGAGGCCACGTCCTCCGTGGATACCCGTACCGAGGAGCTGATTCAGAAGGCGATGGACGCGCTGACGGTGGGTCGCACGAGCTTTGTGATCGCGC from Bifidobacterium catenulatum PV20-2 encodes:
- a CDS encoding aldo/keto reductase, yielding MMMNSELAGFTIPRLGMGTMALAIEGRPDRDTAIRTIHAGLDAGVRYLDTAWSYYLPSEPGTGTAEDLGYGEKLVRDALASWNGSRDEVLVATKTGYRRTCEAIAATDGTHAVGADESRPQSQRLQAEGSRYGWIADSRPETMIRDAKESALHLGVDTLDLLYSHGPDPAVPYEDQCGALKQLLDEGVIKYAGISRVNNEQIDLARSIIGSGLVAVQNQFSPSHPDPEHTMEHCAELGLAFVCWSPLGGFLDTFDQSAYDPFRTVAAQRGCSYQRVVLAWELTRYERLFTIPSARNPQEINDSFAATQLQLTQEELAILPC
- the thiS gene encoding sulfur carrier protein ThiS — its product is MIINGKEENIATPVTVAELIESKGLRTDRVAVELNGEIVPRTQRAQTQLKGTDTLEIVTFVQGG
- a CDS encoding MarR family winged helix-turn-helix transcriptional regulator, with protein sequence MGFEQESFDKLMKAVRGKKSQMRQAISRDSKGEPFIIRELEFKGAQTPSQLASALKVTSGRISTLLSALEKKGLVEREVDPNDRRIVHVNLTEQGRAKAKQQREDMRDAVCWVFSQMGERRTREFVDLTEEFATYVTICIPGQPRPTAEEVKQAFAKAESEDPA
- a CDS encoding thiazole synthase, with translation MSTENTITTAEKDFAAAPNATLDELVGTTTNTALLPEPDAHAYDEIATGDADPLILGGHKFTSRFILGSGRYDLNLIKATIENAGTQIVTMALRRCRTTENNLLDYIPKGITMLPNTSGARNAEEAVRIARLAREVCQTDFVKVEIEHEAKYLLPDNEETIKATKQLAKEGFVVMPYMFPDPIAAKRLEDAGAACVMPLGAMIGSNKGLRARDFIEVTIKNSNVPVIIDAGIGRPSQAAEAMEMGADAVMAYTAIASAGNIPLMARAFKKAIEAGREAYLSGLGKVTEDHAVPSSPTNEADYIG
- the thiF gene encoding sulfur carrier protein ThiS adenylyltransferase ThiF → MTFEPSASQAQIDARQHAFDNQPDPTTLVSREEIRAALLDRHTAATQDKLDAAHVAICGCGGLGSTIAVALTRIGVGHLHLIDFDRVDMTNLNRQQYFLKDLGQYKTEALRSNLRQINPFIDITIDTVKVTDENVPALFDNEDIICEAFDVPENKTMLVNAVLENLPNKKLVSASGMAGFRSSNLVNTRRVSKNFYFCGDGETAPVPGAGLMAPRVGVVACHEANMITRLILGEEDA
- a CDS encoding ABC transporter ATP-binding protein, with translation MARGPMGRSRGPVEKPKDFGGVMSKLAKFCRHYIPVMIFALILGAAGTICQIVGPDKLKDMTNEITKGLPAMVHGRPVMHSIDMDAVSHIAWLLVALYVGYALLSYLQSWLMANVTQRTAQELREAISKKINRLPLKYFDKVSYGDVLSRITNDVDAIGQTLGQSVGSLITSITLFVGALIMMFYNNVIMTLCAIGSALLGLVVMGVIMVASQKYFTRQQIALGDVNGHVEEMYTGHTVVKAYCGEEDSIEQFEKYNDDLYVSGWKSQFLSGLMMPLMNFIGNFGYVVVCVVGAVLAMDGKIEFGVIVAFMMYIRLFTQPLSQFAQAFQNLQRCAAASERVFGFLEEPELADESGKKALLGVGVDGKPQPVRGDVEFSHVQFGYDPDKTIIHDFSASVKAGQKVAIVGPTGAGKTTMVNLLMRFYEISGGTISIDGVDTKSVPRWNVHDQFSMVLQDTWVFCGTVRENIAYSKPGVTDEQIVAACKAVGLHRYIMSLPNGYDTVLDDKASLSQGQKQLLTIARAMVEDAPILILDEATSSVDTRTEELIQKAMDALTVGRTSFVIAHRLSTIRDADMILVMNGGDIVERGTHEELLAKNGFYADIYNSQFTLID
- a CDS encoding amino acid permease; the protein is MTFGNTKTEKTGTSTSDATETAHIKSVESLDQSNEMERGLKNRHVQFIAIGGTIGTGLFLGSGKSIALTGPSIIFVYIGVGLIMFLLMRAIGEMMYSDPSQHTFINFITRYLGRGWGKFAGWTYWIVLILTGMTEITAVSTYFVTFFGTFGIDLNSWKWLIELCFLVALTGINLIAVKVFGEAEFWFSMIKITLIVGLIVTAIVMLVIGFSYPATHIEGVDGTVSGATVSLTNITDGFQLAPNGWMNFFMSFQMVFFAYQLIEFVGVTVSETQNPREVLPKAVNELIMRILIFYVGALIAIMAIVPWRNFHENSDGSFGSPFIMVFKYAGLDWAAALVFFVVITAAASALNSLIYSAGRHLYQLASDSESPAMARLAEVSDHKVPAKAIVASGCMILFSPIINAIPGISGAFVLFASAASAVVIFIYVLTMLAHHRYRQSSDFLPDGFVMPAWQVLDWIAIAFFVLVYVTLFLSTDTIGSAIAGLIWLVAFGGYCLLHERFQNRDLKEALQR
- a CDS encoding ABC transporter ATP-binding protein, which translates into the protein MLRIVRYLSKAEIVQMLIALVSIVGQIWFDLTLPDYMADITQLVETPGSEMSDIWIAGGKMLLVSLGSVACAVVTGFIAARVGASFSQRLRSLEFKKVESFGPAEMNRFSTASLITRSTNDITQIQMFVTMGLMMLIKAPIMAVWAVCKIANKGLEWTFATGIAVAVLLAVISVIMSFVMPKFKAMQRLTDNINLVARENLTGLRVVRAYNAEEYQEDKFTEANKELTETQLFANRSMAIMMPLMNTVMNGLMLAVYWIGAYLIDAAEALDKLTTFSNMVVFSSYSIQVIMSFLLLSMVFVLWPRADVSAQRVLEVIDTDPMVADGVKTAGKPGVEGEIEFRNVSFAYPDSRQAMLEGVNFTAKKGETVAFIGSTGSGKSSLINLVPRFYDATQGEVLVDGVNVRDYTLKALRDKIGYVPQQSFLFKGTIASNVAYGDTERNDADVKTACEVAQATEFIDKKDKKYDSGIAQGGSNVSGGQKQRLSIARAVYRHPEILIFDDSFSALDFKTDRAVRDALEREAKDSTKLIVAQRIGTIMNADRIIVLDDGKVVGQGTHHELLDNCEVYRQIAESQLSEDELNR